The following are encoded together in the Mugil cephalus isolate CIBA_MC_2020 chromosome 18, CIBA_Mcephalus_1.1, whole genome shotgun sequence genome:
- the LOC124995709 gene encoding cystatin-B-like, giving the protein MSVKCGGTSQAKPADENVQKICDSVKQHAEQKAGKTFEVFTAKTFKTQVVAGTNYFVKVHVGGDDHVHLRVYKKLPCDGGDLELTSIQHSKSEHDPLEYF; this is encoded by the exons ATGTCGGTGAAGTGTGGAGGGACGTCCCAGGCTAAGCCTGCCGACGAAAACGTACAGAAGATCTGTGATTCG GTGAAGCAGCATGCAGAGCAAAAGGCAGGGAAGACCTTTGAAGTGTTCACTGCCAAGACCTTCAAGACCCAGGTTGTGGCGGGCACCAACTACTTTGTCAAG GTCCATGTGGGAGGAGACGATCATGTTCACCTCCGTGTTTACAAGAAACTCCCATGCGATGGAGGAGACCTCGAGCTCACCAGCATTCAGCACTCCAAGAGTGAACACGACCCTCTTGAGTACTTCTAA
- the si:ch211-161h7.8 gene encoding thiosulfate:glutathione sulfurtransferase isoform X2 has product MDGSVVTYSQLKTMLRVGDIQLFDVRNPDEYQAGHIPKAVNIPLVNLEESLKLSPELFKQQFAVEAPGKGDDNIVLHCKSGNRGSKAMEIAHRLGFSKVKHYKGGYSDWVEQEKRMPDGNMLHEAKTTT; this is encoded by the exons ATGGATG GTTCGGTGGTGACCTACTCTCAGCTGAAGACCATGCTGAGAGTTGGTGACATTCAGCTTTTTGACGTGAGAAACCCAGATGAATACCAGGCAGGACACATTCCAAAGGCTGTCAACATACCAC TGGTAAATCTGGAGGAGTCCCTGAAGCTTTCCCCTGAGCTCTTTAAGCAGCAGTTTGCAGTGGAGGCTCCTGGGAAGGGCGACGACAATATCGTGTTGCACTGCAAAAGTGGAAACAGAGGATCCAAAGCGATGGAAATTGCCCACCGACTCGGCTTCAGCAA AGTGAAACATTATAAGGGAGGCTACAGCGACTGGGTGGAGCAGGAAAAACGGATGCCAGACGGAAATATGCTTCATGAAGCTAAAACTACAACCTAA
- the si:ch211-161h7.8 gene encoding thiosulfate:glutathione sulfurtransferase isoform X1, with translation MPSLPKKLRVVPAVIMLSLVLTRSFCQVATEVNRRSLPTIGSVFRTFATSSPKCGEASDNGSVVTYSQLKTMLRVGDIQLFDVRNPDEYQAGHIPKAVNIPLVNLEESLKLSPELFKQQFAVEAPGKGDDNIVLHCKSGNRGSKAMEIAHRLGFSKVKHYKGGYSDWVEQEKRMPDGNMLHEAKTTT, from the exons ATGCCTTCACTTCCCAAAAAGCTCCGTGTCGTACCTGCTGTCATCATGTTGTCCTTAGTATTAACCCGAAGTTTCTGCCAGGTCGCGACGGAAGTAAACCGCAGATCTTTACCGACCATCGGTTCGGTTTTTCGGACGTTTGCAACCTCAAGCCCAAAATGTGGCGAAGCTTCCGACAATG GTTCGGTGGTGACCTACTCTCAGCTGAAGACCATGCTGAGAGTTGGTGACATTCAGCTTTTTGACGTGAGAAACCCAGATGAATACCAGGCAGGACACATTCCAAAGGCTGTCAACATACCAC TGGTAAATCTGGAGGAGTCCCTGAAGCTTTCCCCTGAGCTCTTTAAGCAGCAGTTTGCAGTGGAGGCTCCTGGGAAGGGCGACGACAATATCGTGTTGCACTGCAAAAGTGGAAACAGAGGATCCAAAGCGATGGAAATTGCCCACCGACTCGGCTTCAGCAA AGTGAAACATTATAAGGGAGGCTACAGCGACTGGGTGGAGCAGGAAAAACGGATGCCAGACGGAAATATGCTTCATGAAGCTAAAACTACAACCTAA